In one Diabrotica virgifera virgifera chromosome 5, PGI_DIABVI_V3a genomic region, the following are encoded:
- the LOC126885509 gene encoding cilia- and flagella-associated protein 251-like, with the protein MNPNQTKKAKREDEDDQTQTNKDNATGKNVNREEQPLDGKVDEEEQRKFELELLNWHSQQPKMNRSGAQKHSTLVGEEILGEIHREEEEEEKEDGGKREEGSSAEIVENAEAEAEGKKESQGEAGWQDIEESILATFLFDEGERIEMQQVKKKKGG; encoded by the coding sequence ATGAATCCAAATCAAACAAAGAAAGCAAAGAGGGAAGACGAAGACGACCAAACGCAAACGAACAAGGATAACGCTACAGGTAAAAATGTGAATAGGGAAGAACAGCCGCTAGACGGCAAAGTAGACGAAGAAGAGCAGAGAAAATTCGAATTGGAACTATTGAATTGGCATAGTCAGCAGCCAAAAATGAACAGATCGGGTGCCCAAAAACACTCGACACTGGTAGGGGAGGAGATTCTAGGAGAAATACAtagggaagaagaagaagaagaaaaagaagatggaGGCAAAAGAGAGGAAGGTTCCTCGGCAGAAATTGTAGAGAATGCAGAAGCAGAAGCTGAAGGAAAAAAAGAAAGCCAAGGGGAAGCAGGATGGCAGGATATAGAAGAAAGCATCCTGGCAACTTTCCTGTTCGATGAGGGGGAAAGAATCGAAATGCAacaagtaaaaaaaaagaaaggggGATAG